Proteins from a genomic interval of Flammeovirgaceae bacterium SG7u.111:
- a CDS encoding YqgE/AlgH family protein, whose product MQLFDTSLNDNMEVIKGDVLVAEPFLDDPNFARSVILICEHKEEGAFGLVINKPVSVDVEDVPDPLIMGNDIFVGGPVEQNTLHVIHTFDMLDGSTKLQEGVFWGGNYDELKLLHMNGEVSSKNCRLFVGYSGWGKNQLEEELNKNSWVIAKIDLKKIFEIEPENLWQEVLRSMGSKYKMLSNYPIDPRLN is encoded by the coding sequence ATGCAATTATTCGACACAAGCCTCAACGATAATATGGAGGTTATAAAAGGAGATGTGTTGGTTGCCGAGCCATTTTTAGACGATCCTAATTTTGCCCGTTCAGTAATACTGATTTGTGAGCATAAAGAAGAGGGTGCATTTGGTTTGGTAATAAACAAGCCAGTTAGTGTGGATGTAGAAGATGTCCCAGATCCACTCATTATGGGTAACGATATCTTTGTAGGCGGACCAGTCGAGCAAAATACTCTCCATGTAATCCATACCTTTGATATGCTGGATGGGAGCACAAAGCTTCAGGAAGGTGTATTTTGGGGTGGGAATTATGATGAACTTAAGCTCTTGCACATGAATGGGGAAGTCTCTTCAAAAAACTGCAGGCTATTTGTGGGCTACAGTGGTTGGGGTAAAAACCAATTAGAAGAAGAACTCAATAAAAATTCGTGGGTAATAGCTAAAATAGACTTAAAAAAAATATTCGAAATAGAACCGGAAAATTTGTGGCAAGAGGTGTTACGATCAATGGGAAGTAAATACAAGATGCTTTCAAATTATCCTATCGACCCTCGGCTTAATTAA